In a single window of the Marinitoga sp. 38H-ov genome:
- a CDS encoding NADH-quinone oxidoreductase subunit H — MTTFFSAIGIVLLAFFWQTTLSGIARKVVAKGQKRMGPPFYQQFLDIFKLWSKGSISHGFIYDFGVIMALGGTMATLIFVPAGNFVVFKGLDSFFVITYLLAIGLLGMAMSASGSGNPWASIGVMRGLTQNLGYEMPFLIVVLSLIYGYKTGSISGIAQAQQGMGILGWNLFRMPLGTIVAFISLLGMLGKKPFDTPIAPAEIASGPLVEYSGKHLGLLMLQHEFAQFIEVGLFVNLFLGGGTVITFLIKYFFVYILATMIGNVMGRFKIDEVVAFYFKVPLLLAFIQALIIIFTGLGVSVWL; from the coding sequence ATGACAACTTTCTTTTCAGCTATAGGAATTGTATTACTTGCTTTCTTTTGGCAAACAACTTTATCAGGAATAGCTAGAAAAGTTGTTGCGAAGGGTCAAAAAAGAATGGGACCTCCATTTTATCAACAATTTTTAGATATATTTAAGTTATGGAGTAAAGGTTCAATTTCTCATGGATTTATATATGATTTTGGAGTTATTATGGCTTTGGGTGGAACTATGGCAACATTGATTTTTGTTCCAGCAGGAAATTTTGTAGTTTTTAAGGGATTAGATAGTTTCTTTGTAATTACATATTTATTAGCTATTGGGTTATTAGGAATGGCTATGAGTGCATCAGGTTCTGGAAACCCTTGGGCAAGTATTGGGGTTATGAGAGGATTAACACAAAACTTAGGATATGAAATGCCATTTTTAATAGTAGTTTTATCTTTAATATATGGTTATAAAACTGGTTCAATATCAGGTATTGCTCAAGCACAACAAGGAATGGGTATTTTAGGTTGGAATTTATTTAGAATGCCATTAGGAACAATAGTAGCCTTTATTTCGTTACTAGGTATGTTAGGTAAAAAACCATTTGATACTCCTATTGCTCCTGCTGAAATAGCATCAGGTCCATTAGTAGAATATAGTGGGAAACATTTAGGTTTGTTAATGTTACAACATGAATTTGCACAATTTATTGAAGTAGGATTATTTGTTAATTTATTCTTAGGCGGAGGAACCGTAATAACATTTTTAATTAAATATTTCTTTGTATATATCTTAGCAACAATGATTGGTAATGTTATGGGGAGATTTAAGATTGATGAAGTTGTAGCGTTTTATTTTAAAGTTCCACTATTATTAGCATTTATACAAGCTTTAATTATAATCTTCACCGGTTTGGGGGTGAGCGTATGGCTTTAA